From one Thalassospira lucentensis genomic stretch:
- a CDS encoding DUF1636 domain-containing protein: protein MTTLTLLDAMTTKARLNICTTCTASSAEGATDPRHGRELFDKMVESCAKQDMPFDIRAVECLTNCKSGCSVALSGPGKWGYVYGNLDTGMIDDLCELGRRYAGTNDGIVPWRERPESLRRNVIARIPPLD, encoded by the coding sequence GTGACCACCTTAACCTTACTGGATGCCATGACTACCAAAGCGCGCCTGAATATCTGCACGACCTGCACTGCTTCCTCGGCCGAAGGAGCTACCGATCCCCGTCATGGCCGGGAGCTGTTTGATAAAATGGTCGAAAGCTGTGCCAAGCAAGATATGCCATTTGATATCAGAGCCGTCGAATGCCTGACCAATTGCAAATCGGGCTGCTCAGTTGCGCTTAGCGGGCCGGGTAAATGGGGATATGTTTATGGCAATCTTGATACCGGCATGATCGACGATCTTTGCGAACTCGGCCGTCGCTATGCCGGGACAAATGACGGTATCGTCCCATGGCGCGAACGACCTGAAAGTCTGCGTCGCAACGTTATCGCGCGTATTCCGCCGCTAGACTGA
- a CDS encoding YdeI/OmpD-associated family protein, which translates to MTSLAAKVDALLAQEKWHEERKALRSIILECGLTEDVKWGNLCYTFEGSNILMIYGMKDDCALGFFKGALMDDPEGILAKPGENSQAMRRIHFASVPEITAKENILKAYIKAAIAVEKSGLKIEFSEKNKLELPAELLKKFVENPDLERAFNALTPGRQRGYNLHFSGAKQSATRTSRIEKCVPRIMEGRGLQDR; encoded by the coding sequence ATGACGAGTTTGGCAGCAAAGGTCGATGCGCTTCTGGCGCAGGAGAAGTGGCACGAAGAACGCAAAGCGCTAAGATCAATCATTCTTGAATGTGGACTGACCGAAGATGTCAAATGGGGCAACCTTTGCTACACGTTCGAGGGTAGCAATATCCTGATGATTTACGGGATGAAGGATGATTGTGCGCTTGGATTTTTCAAGGGTGCACTGATGGATGATCCAGAGGGTATCCTTGCCAAACCGGGCGAAAATTCGCAGGCCATGCGCCGCATTCATTTCGCTTCGGTTCCAGAAATAACTGCCAAAGAAAACATTCTGAAGGCCTACATAAAGGCAGCAATCGCCGTAGAGAAATCGGGACTCAAGATCGAGTTCAGCGAAAAGAACAAGCTTGAACTTCCGGCAGAGCTTCTGAAAAAATTTGTCGAAAATCCAGATCTAGAACGTGCTTTCAATGCACTGACACCGGGTCGGCAACGGGGATACAACCTTCATTTTTCCGGTGCCAAACAATCGGCCACGCGCACATCCCGAATCGAGAAATGTGTGCCGCGCATTATGGAAGGGAGAGGCCTTCAGGATCGTTAG
- a CDS encoding LysR family transcriptional regulator: MDSDLLRSFVAFAECGSFNRAADRIGRTPSAFSMQMKRLEDIVGNTLFEREGRNVLLTADGITFVGYARRMLSLQDEAMGKMRGQDSSRPIRIGCPDDYTQKILPVVLRAIRKTYPDAKFFISVNPTILLHRMLDQGELDISIISRSEKGEEGYFLRHEPGVWVSSPIHRQHLANPLSLVLPAEDCKFHAWAIDAISKADRPFTLFATTRQAASLLHLVRDGLGVAALAAASVTDEFQILESRDGFPPLPAVGVALMLSDASHPLVDRQLAATIQSFVSEYINDDNLTIRATG; the protein is encoded by the coding sequence ATGGATTCCGATCTGCTTCGAAGTTTTGTTGCGTTTGCCGAATGCGGCAGTTTCAATCGTGCGGCAGACCGAATAGGTCGCACCCCGTCGGCCTTTTCCATGCAGATGAAACGACTGGAAGATATTGTTGGCAATACACTGTTTGAACGGGAAGGCCGCAATGTTCTATTGACGGCCGATGGCATCACTTTTGTCGGATATGCAAGGCGTATGCTGTCTCTGCAGGACGAGGCCATGGGAAAGATGCGCGGGCAGGATAGCAGCCGTCCGATCCGGATCGGATGCCCGGACGATTACACCCAGAAAATCCTGCCGGTGGTACTGCGCGCCATACGCAAGACCTATCCCGATGCCAAATTCTTTATTTCCGTCAATCCGACGATATTGCTCCACCGGATGCTTGATCAGGGCGAACTTGATATATCCATCATCAGCCGATCAGAAAAAGGCGAAGAGGGATATTTCCTGCGCCATGAACCCGGTGTCTGGGTTTCGTCGCCGATCCACAGACAACATCTGGCGAACCCACTATCGCTTGTTCTGCCTGCCGAAGATTGCAAATTCCATGCTTGGGCGATTGATGCCATTTCAAAGGCGGATCGTCCTTTTACCCTGTTTGCAACGACCAGACAGGCGGCATCGTTACTGCATCTGGTGCGTGACGGACTTGGCGTAGCAGCACTTGCCGCGGCAAGTGTCACGGATGAGTTTCAGATTCTTGAAAGTCGCGACGGTTTCCCGCCATTACCCGCGGTCGGGGTAGCCCTGATGCTGTCGGATGCGTCGCATCCGCTTGTGGATCGGCAGCTTGCCGCAACGATCCAGAGTTTTGTGAGCGAATATATCAATGATGATAACTTGACCATCCGCGCAACCGGCTGA
- a CDS encoding glutathione S-transferase family protein has translation MILHDFLPSGNGYKIRLLLTLLGKPFDLVEHDITKGETRTPEFLSRINANGKIPALEFDNGRVLAESNAILIHLAEGTPYLPTDAWERTEVMQWLFFEQYDHEPTIAVLRSWVGIKGMPEHADILVPMKRAGAKKALDLMEKRLSGHNWLVGDALTIADISLYAYTHVAEEGDIDLSIYPGILAWLDRIAALPGYIPITWKP, from the coding sequence ATGATCCTTCATGATTTTTTACCTTCGGGAAATGGTTACAAAATCCGTTTGCTGTTAACCCTTCTCGGCAAACCGTTTGATCTGGTCGAGCATGACATCACCAAGGGTGAAACCCGCACGCCCGAATTTCTGTCGCGGATCAATGCCAATGGCAAAATCCCGGCGCTGGAATTCGACAATGGTCGGGTTCTGGCCGAAAGCAATGCGATTCTGATCCACCTTGCCGAAGGAACGCCCTATTTGCCGACCGATGCGTGGGAACGTACCGAGGTCATGCAATGGCTGTTCTTTGAACAATATGATCACGAACCGACAATTGCCGTTTTGCGGTCATGGGTCGGGATCAAGGGCATGCCCGAACATGCCGATATTCTCGTGCCGATGAAGCGTGCAGGTGCGAAAAAGGCGCTTGATCTAATGGAAAAACGCCTGTCGGGGCATAACTGGCTGGTGGGGGATGCGTTGACCATCGCCGATATATCCCTTTACGCCTACACCCACGTTGCCGAAGAGGGGGATATCGATCTGTCGATCTATCCGGGCATCCTTGCATGGCTTGACCGAATTGCGGCCCTGCCGGGATATATTCCGATTACGTGGAAGCCCTGA
- a CDS encoding glutathione S-transferase family protein, whose translation MSEVIIYGMPRSSLSRTVQIACIEKEISFAFRTKGIQTPGSSPTPELLRFNPFGKIPVLVHDSLVLYETAAICRYIDDAFDGPLLRPVRHDKVAHMEQWISVALTRLDPHILRQFVIPMVFADEEQRNDPGFATRMSRIGDLIAGDLKVLDPHYADGWLFGPRFTIPDMLIMPMIQYLKAMPGGPEILAAVPNINAAFNNFQARHSAAATDPLLPDRILRSA comes from the coding sequence ATGTCCGAGGTGATTATTTACGGCATGCCGCGCAGCAGCCTGTCGCGCACTGTCCAGATTGCCTGTATCGAGAAAGAGATTTCGTTCGCGTTTCGCACCAAGGGCATTCAAACCCCCGGCTCATCCCCTACGCCCGAATTGCTGCGTTTCAACCCGTTTGGCAAGATACCGGTTTTGGTACATGACAGTCTGGTACTGTACGAAACAGCCGCGATCTGCCGATATATTGACGATGCCTTTGACGGACCGCTGTTACGCCCCGTGCGTCATGACAAGGTCGCGCATATGGAACAATGGATCAGTGTCGCGCTTACGCGGCTTGATCCGCATATCCTGCGGCAATTTGTCATCCCGATGGTCTTTGCCGATGAAGAACAGCGCAACGATCCGGGCTTTGCCACACGCATGAGCCGCATTGGCGACCTGATTGCCGGCGACCTAAAGGTACTTGATCCGCATTATGCCGATGGCTGGTTGTTCGGTCCGCGCTTTACCATTCCCGATATGCTGATCATGCCGATGATCCAGTATCTGAAAGCAATGCCCGGCGGACCGGAAATTCTGGCAGCAGTCCCGAATATCAATGCCGCTTTCAACAATTTTCAGGCCCGCCATTCAGCCGCCGCAACTGATCCGTTATTGCCCGACCGGATTTTAAGGTCGGCATAG
- a CDS encoding TetR/AcrR family transcriptional regulator: protein MPYSPDHKPKTRQKIIRSAAKLFKTVGYENVTIDQVMADAGLTRGGFYAHFKNKEDLFVATVESGIDLLGEPVLSRLRKAEKFGLDWTTTFAELYLSNQHLHHPGKGCALPTLSTEVARSGERAQKAFSKVIRGACGKLAAKLALEERGMAPMTREEANAWFESPPLDEIGKEHRINATAMLSMMVGAMVLGRAVDDETAELILNSVRKTVPRLKSPQESVGNAARQSAESPI, encoded by the coding sequence ATGCCTTACAGTCCGGACCACAAGCCAAAGACGCGGCAAAAAATCATCCGCTCGGCGGCCAAGCTTTTCAAAACGGTCGGCTATGAAAATGTTACCATTGATCAGGTGATGGCTGATGCCGGGCTCACGCGCGGCGGGTTTTATGCCCATTTCAAAAACAAGGAAGACCTGTTTGTCGCTACCGTCGAAAGCGGCATTGATCTTCTTGGCGAACCGGTCCTGTCGCGTTTGCGCAAGGCCGAAAAATTCGGACTTGATTGGACCACTACCTTTGCGGAGCTTTATCTGTCCAATCAGCATCTGCATCACCCCGGAAAGGGGTGTGCATTACCAACACTCTCAACCGAAGTTGCCCGTTCGGGCGAACGTGCACAGAAGGCTTTTTCCAAGGTTATTCGCGGGGCATGCGGCAAGCTTGCCGCGAAACTGGCCCTTGAGGAACGGGGCATGGCACCGATGACCCGCGAAGAAGCCAATGCCTGGTTTGAAAGTCCGCCACTTGATGAAATCGGTAAGGAACACCGCATCAATGCAACCGCGATGCTCTCAATGATGGTAGGTGCGATGGTGCTTGGCCGGGCTGTTGATGACGAAACGGCCGAGCTGATCCTGAACTCCGTGCGAAAAACCGTGCCACGGCTCAAATCACCACAAGAAAGCGTGGGGAATGCTGCGCGCCAATCCGCTGAAAGCCCTATCTAA
- a CDS encoding 2OG-Fe(II) oxygenase family protein, which yields MSETPKAATSSIRIAKGDIVPKIVLPDTAGQPTDLTDQLIAGNTLALWLLDDKPTKETWQEIDRFLNQVTGCETLTFLIIGGKKSPRKAAKSNAKATELYDAENAVKKLFGVTGSSMLLIDPNHRLVFNASFADVDDGIDVCKAIHAASKSDVVNRQAPVMLLHDILEPELCDALITYWEAGEKRADGVSQGAANSSTAKSDIKKRNDVVLLDEMLFEKVKTRIVTRVIPELFKAFQFRTASMEALRIGCYDAADQGHFGRHRDNRTAFTAHRRFAVSLNLNPITYEGGQVRFPEYGRSLYAPPAGGAVIFSCSLLHEAMPVTQGRRFGIFTFLTDEAGAIAEQKMIAQRQGQIAPLAMKR from the coding sequence ATGTCAGAAACACCAAAGGCAGCAACCAGTTCAATTCGGATTGCCAAAGGTGACATTGTCCCGAAAATCGTCCTACCCGACACCGCTGGACAACCGACCGACCTGACGGATCAGCTGATCGCGGGAAACACACTTGCGCTTTGGCTGCTAGATGACAAACCGACCAAGGAAACATGGCAGGAAATCGACCGGTTTCTCAATCAGGTCACGGGTTGCGAAACTCTGACTTTTCTGATCATCGGTGGCAAGAAAAGCCCTAGGAAAGCCGCGAAATCAAACGCCAAAGCAACGGAGCTTTATGACGCGGAAAACGCGGTCAAAAAGCTGTTTGGCGTTACTGGTTCCTCAATGCTTCTGATCGATCCAAATCATCGGCTGGTGTTCAATGCATCGTTTGCGGATGTTGATGACGGCATTGACGTTTGCAAGGCAATTCACGCCGCAAGTAAATCCGATGTGGTCAATCGTCAGGCGCCGGTGATGTTGCTGCATGACATTTTGGAGCCCGAACTCTGCGATGCCCTGATCACCTATTGGGAGGCCGGGGAAAAACGGGCGGACGGCGTGTCCCAAGGGGCAGCAAACAGCAGCACGGCAAAATCCGATATCAAGAAACGCAACGATGTTGTCCTTTTGGATGAAATGCTGTTCGAGAAAGTCAAAACCCGTATCGTTACGCGCGTCATTCCGGAACTATTCAAGGCCTTCCAGTTCAGAACGGCCAGCATGGAAGCCCTGCGCATCGGGTGTTATGACGCAGCCGATCAGGGCCATTTTGGCCGCCATCGGGATAACCGCACTGCGTTTACAGCTCATCGGCGATTTGCCGTATCACTAAACCTGAACCCGATCACATATGAAGGCGGGCAGGTCCGGTTTCCGGAATATGGCCGCAGCCTTTATGCACCACCTGCCGGAGGTGCCGTGATCTTTTCCTGTTCGCTGCTGCATGAAGCAATGCCGGTGACCCAAGGCCGCCGGTTCGGAATTTTCACCTTTCTGACCGACGAAGCCGGCGCAATCGCGGAACAAAAAATGATCGCCCAACGCCAAGGCCAGATTGCCCCACTTGCGATGAAACGCTAA
- the dapE gene encoding succinyl-diaminopimelate desuccinylase yields the protein MSAALDLAQSLIRCPSVTPADAGALDVLQAALEARGFECKRKVFHEDGWDSIDNLYARLGTKGRNFCFAGHTDVVPAGDVAAWTVDPFGGEIRDGRLFGRGAVDMKTNIACFVESVDAFLAAHPDFDESISFLITGDEEADAVNGTIKLLDWCDKHGEKLDVCLLGEPTNPTYLGEMMKVGRRGSITGWLTIYGAQGHVAYPHLADNPVPRMLKVLNALTTHELDKGTPHFQPSNLEVTTIDAGNPATNVVPSKVSAAFNIRFNDLHQGVDLEKWIRETCAAHAGAHDLKVKISGEAFVSEPGKLAALISDASEKVTGHRPDMSTTGGTSDARFIHKYCEVAEFGLVGQSMHKVDEHAMVEDIEKLVVIYADILSGYFVKV from the coding sequence ATGTCCGCCGCCCTTGACCTTGCCCAGTCCCTGATCCGCTGCCCGTCCGTCACGCCTGCGGATGCCGGTGCCCTTGATGTGTTGCAGGCTGCCCTTGAAGCACGCGGCTTTGAGTGCAAACGCAAAGTATTTCACGAAGACGGCTGGGATAGCATCGACAACCTTTATGCCCGGCTGGGAACCAAAGGGCGCAATTTCTGTTTTGCCGGACATACTGATGTGGTTCCGGCGGGCGATGTCGCGGCCTGGACGGTTGATCCATTTGGTGGCGAAATCAGGGATGGCCGTCTGTTTGGACGCGGCGCGGTTGATATGAAAACCAATATTGCCTGTTTCGTTGAATCCGTTGATGCCTTTTTGGCAGCCCATCCCGATTTTGACGAGAGCATCAGCTTCCTGATTACCGGCGACGAAGAAGCCGATGCGGTGAACGGCACGATCAAGCTTCTCGACTGGTGTGACAAACATGGCGAGAAACTTGATGTCTGCCTTCTGGGGGAACCGACCAATCCAACATATCTGGGCGAGATGATGAAAGTCGGTCGCCGCGGTTCCATTACCGGCTGGCTGACGATCTATGGCGCACAGGGGCATGTTGCCTATCCGCATCTGGCCGATAATCCTGTACCACGCATGTTAAAGGTCCTTAATGCCCTTACCACGCACGAACTCGATAAAGGCACTCCGCATTTCCAGCCAAGCAATCTGGAAGTCACTACCATTGATGCCGGAAATCCCGCGACCAACGTAGTGCCGTCGAAGGTCAGTGCCGCATTTAATATCCGTTTCAACGACCTGCATCAGGGTGTCGATCTGGAAAAATGGATCCGTGAAACCTGTGCCGCACATGCCGGTGCCCATGACCTTAAAGTCAAGATTTCCGGCGAGGCGTTTGTATCCGAGCCCGGCAAGCTTGCAGCCCTGATTTCCGATGCCTCGGAAAAGGTCACGGGCCATCGACCGGATATGAGCACCACGGGCGGCACATCGGATGCCCGCTTTATCCACAAATATTGCGAAGTCGCGGAATTCGGTCTGGTAGGTCAAAGCATGCACAAGGTCGATGAGCATGCCATGGTCGAAGACATTGAAAAACTGGTCGTGATTTACGCCGATATTCTTTCAGGGTACTTTGTGAAAGTCTGA
- the dapD gene encoding 2,3,4,5-tetrahydropyridine-2,6-dicarboxylate N-succinyltransferase, which translates to MDRTELEGVINVAWENRDEISSATQGEIRKAVDQTLAALDSGKLRVAEKTDGKWVVNQWAKKAVLLSFRLNDMTTISGGPGENTNWWDKVPSKFEGWGEAEFKNAGFRAVPGSIVRRSAYVAPGTVLMPSFVNLGAYVDTGVMVDTWATVGSCAQIGKNVHLSGGAGIGGVLEPLQAGPVIIEDNAFIGARSEIVEGVIVEEGAVISMGVFIGASTKIIDRTTGETFVGRVPAYSVVVPGSIPGKALPDGKPGPSLYCAVIIKRVDEKTRSKTSINELLRD; encoded by the coding sequence ATGGACAGAACAGAACTTGAAGGCGTGATCAACGTCGCTTGGGAAAACCGCGACGAAATCAGCTCTGCCACCCAGGGTGAAATCCGCAAGGCCGTCGACCAGACGCTTGCCGCACTTGATAGCGGTAAACTGCGTGTTGCTGAAAAAACCGATGGCAAGTGGGTTGTCAATCAGTGGGCTAAGAAGGCGGTTCTTCTGTCCTTCCGTCTCAATGACATGACCACCATTTCCGGCGGCCCCGGCGAAAACACCAACTGGTGGGACAAGGTCCCGTCGAAATTTGAAGGGTGGGGCGAGGCCGAATTCAAAAATGCCGGTTTCCGCGCCGTACCGGGCAGCATCGTGCGCCGTTCGGCCTATGTCGCACCGGGCACCGTCCTGATGCCGAGCTTTGTGAACCTTGGTGCCTACGTTGATACCGGCGTCATGGTTGATACCTGGGCAACCGTCGGCTCCTGCGCACAGATCGGTAAAAACGTTCACCTGTCTGGTGGTGCAGGTATCGGTGGCGTCCTTGAACCCCTGCAGGCCGGTCCGGTCATTATCGAAGACAACGCCTTTATCGGGGCGCGTTCGGAAATCGTTGAAGGTGTGATCGTCGAAGAAGGTGCCGTGATTTCGATGGGTGTGTTTATCGGTGCATCGACCAAGATCATTGACCGCACCACCGGCGAAACCTTTGTCGGCCGTGTCCCGGCCTATTCGGTTGTGGTTCCGGGCAGCATTCCGGGCAAAGCGTTGCCCGATGGCAAGCCGGGGCCAAGCCTGTATTGCGCGGTCATCATCAAACGAGTTGATGAAAAAACCCGTTCGAAAACCTCGATCAACGAATTGCTGCGTGACTGA
- a CDS encoding pyrimidine 5'-nucleotidase, with product MSPIVSAATAMPRIAPDNVLIFDLDNTLYPSACDLFSQVSNLIGQYVRDTLHLPADEAYVIQKSYFHRYGTTLRGLMTEHDIDPADYLNKVHNIDLSVVDPAPELAAALNALPCRKVIFTNASRGHAERVMDRLGIASHFETIFDIVDADYIPKPERQPYDRLLARDAIDPARAIYFEDMAKNLLPAKDMGMTTVWVHTDEEWAQAESDDPRIDHQTDNLVHFLRKLAISPV from the coding sequence ATGTCGCCGATCGTTTCTGCTGCCACCGCCATGCCGCGCATTGCGCCCGACAATGTCCTGATCTTTGATCTCGACAACACGCTTTATCCGTCGGCATGTGACCTGTTTTCGCAGGTATCCAATCTGATCGGCCAGTATGTGCGCGACACATTGCACCTTCCGGCGGACGAGGCCTATGTCATCCAGAAAAGCTACTTTCATCGCTATGGCACAACGCTGCGTGGTCTGATGACCGAACATGATATTGATCCCGCGGACTACCTGAACAAGGTTCACAATATTGATCTGTCAGTGGTCGATCCTGCGCCGGAGCTGGCAGCAGCGTTGAATGCACTGCCCTGCCGCAAGGTGATTTTCACCAATGCATCACGTGGACATGCTGAACGGGTGATGGACCGCCTTGGCATTGCCAGCCATTTTGAAACCATCTTTGACATCGTTGATGCCGACTATATCCCCAAGCCTGAACGCCAGCCCTATGATCGGCTTCTTGCGCGTGATGCGATTGATCCGGCACGCGCGATCTATTTCGAAGACATGGCCAAAAACCTGCTTCCGGCCAAGGATATGGGCATGACCACCGTCTGGGTCCACACGGACGAGGAATGGGCGCAGGCCGAAAGCGATGACCCCCGGATTGATCACCAAACCGACAATCTGGTGCATTTCTTGCGCAAACTGGCCATCAGTCCGGTATAA
- a CDS encoding EAL domain-containing protein encodes MEKLLKSRTTELRNERNRFAALAFVWGDLLLELDDDLRIVFASGAADGMIGRSAADLEGHTLQSVLAPQFRPLVQEMLYVARRRGRMDNIQVRFIRPDEQLSAPVSMSGYFLPDLGDHFFVALRVAINTLPHDVARSIKRDDATGLMDEESLSRVVTERLMAQRETGAEHKFTLMTLNAFDPLCKRMEQIERDEMLASIGAFLRAHSVAGDTAGRLNGNQFGMLHRPDVPVGELENRIADCARDADPSGKGVDISTSVTDFTAEMIPPGDLARGVLYSIRRFCDRQEHGFTFSRLIGQAPNLVNDTFSAMRDFGMRVDRLKFDAVYQPIVRLPSAEIHHFEVLARFYDDEGKLIPTDRLITFAEQVNMIHRLDLAMMRRTLKWIRNQLDEGIDARVAVNVSGHSIENPDFCRSVIALFERNRDTMGQLMIEITETAEITDIDTASTWITRFRDFGVEICLDDFGTGASNFRYLSALDVDYVKIDGESIRQSLKSSKGRAFMKSLVDLCHELKVEVVAEMIETDAMREMVTKVGFDYAQGYLFGKPEKDITLYWRNIHDPKRH; translated from the coding sequence TTGGAAAAGCTTCTCAAAAGTCGCACGACGGAACTGCGCAACGAACGAAACCGCTTCGCAGCACTTGCGTTTGTGTGGGGGGATCTTCTGCTTGAACTGGATGACGATCTGAGGATCGTGTTCGCATCCGGTGCGGCAGATGGAATGATTGGCCGTTCGGCAGCCGATCTCGAAGGCCATACCTTACAGTCCGTGCTGGCCCCGCAATTTAGACCGCTGGTTCAGGAAATGTTGTATGTGGCGCGCCGTCGTGGCCGGATGGACAACATCCAGGTGCGGTTTATTCGCCCGGACGAACAGCTAAGCGCTCCGGTTTCCATGAGCGGTTATTTCCTTCCTGATCTTGGCGATCATTTTTTTGTCGCCCTGCGCGTTGCGATCAACACATTGCCTCATGATGTGGCGCGATCGATCAAGCGCGATGATGCAACCGGCCTGATGGACGAGGAAAGCCTTTCCCGGGTGGTGACCGAACGTCTTATGGCGCAACGCGAAACCGGTGCAGAACATAAATTTACCCTGATGACGCTGAATGCGTTTGATCCATTGTGCAAACGCATGGAGCAAATCGAACGTGATGAAATGCTGGCCAGTATAGGTGCGTTTCTGCGTGCGCACTCCGTTGCCGGGGATACCGCGGGTCGCCTGAATGGCAATCAGTTTGGCATGTTACACAGGCCGGACGTGCCGGTTGGCGAACTTGAAAACCGGATTGCCGACTGTGCACGGGATGCCGATCCGTCGGGCAAGGGTGTGGATATTTCGACATCTGTTACCGATTTCACCGCCGAGATGATCCCGCCGGGCGATCTGGCGCGTGGCGTGCTTTATTCCATCCGCCGGTTCTGCGACCGGCAGGAGCACGGATTCACATTTTCCCGCCTGATCGGACAGGCCCCCAATCTGGTAAATGACACATTCTCGGCCATGCGCGATTTCGGAATGCGGGTCGATCGGCTGAAATTCGATGCGGTTTATCAGCCGATCGTGCGATTGCCATCTGCGGAAATTCACCATTTTGAGGTTCTTGCACGTTTTTATGATGACGAAGGCAAGCTGATTCCGACGGATCGTCTGATCACTTTTGCCGAACAGGTCAATATGATCCACAGGCTGGATCTGGCTATGATGCGCCGGACGCTGAAATGGATACGCAATCAGCTGGACGAGGGTATTGATGCCCGCGTTGCGGTTAACGTCTCGGGCCACAGTATTGAAAATCCGGATTTCTGCCGGTCGGTAATTGCTCTTTTTGAACGCAACCGCGATACGATGGGGCAGTTGATGATCGAGATCACCGAAACGGCTGAAATCACCGACATCGATACGGCTTCGACCTGGATCACACGTTTTCGGGATTTCGGCGTTGAGATTTGTCTGGATGATTTCGGTACCGGGGCATCGAATTTCCGGTATCTGAGTGCGCTCGATGTCGATTATGTCAAGATCGACGGGGAATCAATCCGCCAGTCCCTGAAATCATCCAAAGGTCGTGCGTTCATGAAGTCGCTGGTTGATCTGTGTCATGAACTGAAGGTCGAAGTGGTGGCGGAAATGATCGAAACCGATGCCATGCGTGAAATGGTGACAAAGGTCGGTTTCGACTATGCGCAAGGGTATCTTTTTGGCAAACCTGAAAAGGATATCACGCTTTACTGGCGCAATATTCACGATCCCAAGCGCCATTAG
- a CDS encoding flagellin — protein sequence MASINTNMSATLAVSNLNKTTDEMTSVLTAMSSGKSINSASDDAAGLAVYTAMSVDYAAWEQAGDNAEVATAILETADGGLSEIGDILERMYELASEASSGSVTDTERAYLDAEYQELVAQVDSIVNSTTYFDTSLLDGTYNENFTVSADSSVAAIAVDLSAQAYDAASLGLAGDLTSSTNAATELTAIEAAVTTVSSGRATVGALMSRFDYASGNIETAQTNLEAAMSVYMDADIAELSAEQTELGVKMDSAIQALSVSNENLEKLSRLLS from the coding sequence ATGGCGAGCATTAACACCAATATGTCGGCGACACTGGCAGTGTCGAACCTGAACAAGACCACTGACGAGATGACTTCTGTTCTGACGGCAATGTCGAGCGGCAAGTCGATCAACTCTGCATCGGATGATGCTGCGGGTCTTGCCGTTTATACTGCGATGTCTGTTGACTACGCCGCTTGGGAACAGGCTGGTGATAACGCCGAAGTCGCAACGGCCATTCTTGAAACCGCTGACGGCGGTCTTTCGGAAATCGGCGATATTCTTGAACGTATGTATGAACTGGCATCCGAAGCATCTTCGGGTTCGGTGACAGATACGGAACGTGCCTACCTTGACGCGGAATATCAGGAACTGGTTGCACAGGTTGATTCTATCGTCAACTCGACGACCTATTTCGATACTTCACTGCTGGACGGCACCTATAACGAGAACTTCACCGTTTCGGCCGATTCAAGTGTTGCTGCAATTGCCGTTGACCTGTCTGCACAGGCCTATGACGCAGCAAGCCTTGGCCTGGCCGGTGATTTGACGTCCTCGACCAATGCAGCGACCGAGCTGACGGCAATCGAGGCGGCTGTTACGACCGTTTCTTCTGGCCGCGCAACGGTCGGTGCGCTGATGTCGCGGTTTGATTATGCGTCCGGCAACATCGAAACCGCACAGACAAACCTTGAAGCCGCAATGAGCGTCTATATGGATGCCGATATCGCGGAACTGAGTGCTGAACAGACGGAACTTGGTGTGAAGATGGATTCTGCCATCCAGGCTCTGTCGGTTTCCAACGAAAATCTCGAGAAGCTCTCGCGTTTGCTGAGCTAA